From a region of the Podospora pseudopauciseta strain CBS 411.78 chromosome 7 map unlocalized CBS411.78m_7, whole genome shotgun sequence genome:
- the TSC10 gene encoding 3-dehydrosphinganine reductase (COG:Q; EggNog:ENOG503NYA2) — protein MDIIEQRLGVPPHIAGPAATFAFFAFFLIKKMGLFTNTNHFPVEGKTILITGASEGMGLAAAILLAKKGASLILVSRNVGRLEEALVKVTAAARSPSKQRFTYISADVSEPNYAESVIAQAIAWNAGAAPDIVWCIAGLSSPMLWADPANDSIAATRRNMDVNFFGSAEMSRAILKEWLAPENKPKDTGVIGQKPEPKHIVFTASMLALFAIVGYGPYTPSKWALRGLADTLNMELRMYPDHPVKIHVVYPGTITSPGLERENKTKPQITLELEKEEPAESPETVAERAVKGLEKGQYNVTVSTLGDLMRCGILGGSERNNWVWDTVVGWVVPVIYFFVIRIMNAQVAGWARVNGHPHVKKAAA, from the exons ATGGACATCATCGAACAACGCCTCGGCGTCCCCCCTCACATCGCCGGCCCAGCCGCCACCtttgccttcttcgccttcttcctcatcaagaaAATGGGCCtcttcaccaacaccaaccactTCCCCGTCGAGGGCAAG ACAATCCTCATAACCGGCGCCTCAGAAGGAATGGGCCTAGcagccgccatcctcctcgccaaaaaaggcgcctccctcatcctcgtctcgCGCAACGTGGGCCGCCTAGAAGAAGCCCTTGTCAAAGTCACCGCCGCTGCCAGGTCCCCCTCCAAGCAACGGTTCACCTACATCTCTGCCGACGTCTCGGAACCCAACTACGCCGAGTCGGTCATCGCCCAAGCCATCGCCTGGAACGCCGGTGCGGCCCCCGATATCGTCTGGTGCATAGCCGGCCTGTCAAGCCCCATGCTCTGGGCCGACCCCGCCAACGACAGCATCGCGGCCACCCGGAGAAACATGGATGTCAACTTCTTTGGTTCGGCCGAGATGAGCAGAGCCATCTTGAAGGAGTGGCTCGCTCCGGAGAATAAACCCAAGGATACAGGGGTTATCGGCCAGAAGCCGGAGCCGAAGCACATCGTTTTCACCGCGTCGATGCTGGCGTTGTTTGCGATTGTGGGGTATGGGCCTTATACGCCGAGCAAGTGGgcgttgagggggttggcggaCACGTTGAATATGGAGTTGAGGATGTATCCTGATCATCCGGTCAAGATTCATGTTGTTTACCCGGGGACGATTACTTCTCCTgggctggagagggagaacAAGACCAAGCCGCAGATCACGCTCGAGTTGGAGAAAGAGGAGCCGGCGGAGAGCCCGGAGACGGTGGCGGAGCGGGCggtgaaggggttggagaagggCCAATATAATGTCACGGTCAGTACGTTGGGGGATTTGATGAGGTGtgggattttgggggggagcGAGAGGAATAACTGGGTTTGGGAtacggtggtggggtgggtggtgccggtgatTTACTTTTTTGTGATTAGGATTATGAATGCGCAGGTGGCGGGGTGGGCGAGGGTGAATGGGCATCCGCATGTCAAGAAGGCGGCTGcttga
- the SAS10 gene encoding something about silencing protein 10 (BUSCO:EOG09264BOA; COG:B; EggNog:ENOG503NYA0), with protein sequence MAKKRRVSRKAEPAGPRDVDAKDASLTIKTYRDVADSGDEYWAEKDQIMLDSEDEQPRSKRLKKEDDFLEVSDEEVFQQDDSDESEDEAPAKKGKGKKVIEQYSEDEEQQEGEEEGDEGWWGNSKKEYYDADQIETEADALAEEAEAKRLQAKKLAKMTEEDFAFDEDEWMAPKEEAGEDEVVTEVLKEVEVREDMTPEERYKLLQSRYPEFEYLVDEFAELQPVLSELQKDAVGKPAKSLEVVKSWILGCYVASLASYFALLTSPTRDGNGAAATLSPSELRDHEVMGTLMECREAWLKVKQFRPAKPAASETGMLSPPEEEDEEMLDIDEPAKKRKSKLSKAEIRAKEKKEADKARKAKAVEKSLADLSTLLESGKKAAKEDAARAAPTNGVDMNEDYSDFGEEDALDEHTAADKAKRKKSLKFYTSQIVQKANKRAGAGRDAGGDMDIPYRERLRDRQARLNAEAERRGKKDSKFGAGAELGGDDSEEEGRQGGALRGAGTGEEGRAHCGTAGARPRWQAPDHIPDPEEQGLDAAQEEGGAQPACEEEDEIRGEEEEAQERAGCVQGRRGQGWLPGRVVWYQDESRQEYQVVDALMANIWAFCIPRWLFSMDCFCVRPQNQYAFGILHVMKMRKAT encoded by the exons ATGgccaagaaaagaagagtCTCCCGCAAGGCGGAACCGGCCGGCCCCCGCGATGTCGACGCCAAAGACGCCAGTTTGACCATCAAGACGTACCGAGATGTCGCCGACTCTGGGGATGAGTACTGGGCTGAGAAGGACCAGATCATGCTGGACAGCGAGGACGAACAACCGCGCTCGAAGCgcctcaagaaggaggacgacTTTTTAGAGGTTTCCGACGAGGAGGTTTTCCAGCAAGACGATTCCGACGAGAGCGAAGACGAAGCGCCagccaagaagggcaagggcaagaaggtcatTGAGCAATATTCcgaagacgaggagcagcaggagggggaagaggagggagatgaaggTTGGTGGGGAAATAGCAAGAAGGAATACTATGATGCCGATCAGATCGAGACCGAGGCCGATGCTCTG GCAGAGGAAGCAGAGGCAAAGCGTCTCCAGGCCAAGAAATTGGCCAAGATGACCGAAGAGGATTTCGCTTTCGACGAGGACGAATGGATGGCGCCAAAAGAGGAGGCTGgtgaggacgaggtggtgaCGGAGGTTTTGAAAGAAGTGGAAGTAAGAGAGGACATGACACCCGAGGAAAGATACAAGCTGCTCCAGTCTCGATATCCCGAGTTCGAATACCTGGTGGACGAGTTCGCAGAACTGCAGCCCGTTCTTTCGGAATTACAAAAGGATGCCGTTGGAAAGCCTGCCAAGTCATTAGAGGTTGTCAAGTCTTGGATTCTGGGGTGCTACGTCGCCTCGCTGGCTAGTTATTTTGCTCTTctcacatcaccaacaagggACGGGAACGGTGCTGCGGCAACGCTCAGCCCATCAGAACTCAGAGACCACGAAGTTATGGGGACTTTGATGGAGTGCAGAGAGGCCTGGCTCAAGGTGAAACAGTTCAGACCAGCCAAGCCTGCCGCCTCAGAAACGGGCATGCTTTCGCCaccagaagaggaggacgaggagatgcTCGACATCGACGAGccggccaagaagaggaagtcgAAGCTCTCCAAGGCCGAAATCAgggccaaggagaagaaggaggctgaCAAGGCGAGGAAAGCCAAGGCGGTCGAGAAGTCTTTGGCTGACCTGTCCACTCTTCTCGAGAGCGGCAAGAAGGCCGCCAAGGAGGATGCTGCTCGCGCTGCGCCAACAAACGGTGTGGATATGAACGAAGACTATTCCGactttggcgaggaggatgcttTGGACGAACATACTGCTGCCGACAAGGCCAAGCGCAAGAAGAGCTTGAAGTTCTATACTTCGCAAATCGTACAAAAGGCCAACAAGCGTGCTGGGGCTGGTCGCGACGCCGGTGGTGATATGGATATTCCTTATCGTGAGCGTTTG AGGGATCGCCAAGCACGCCTGAACGCTGAGGCTGAACGCCGCGGCAAGAAGGACAGCAAATTCGGCGCCGGCGCTGAGCTGGGCGGTGACGACAGCGAAG aagaaggccgacAAGGCGGCGCGCTTCGAGGCGCTGGCAcaggcgaagaaggacgagCGCATTGTGGAACAGCAGGAGCTCGGCCCAGATGGCAAGCGCCAGATCACATACCAGATCCAGAAGAACAAGGGCTTGACGCCGCacaggaagaaggaggtgcGCAACCCGCgtgtgaagaagaggatgaaatacgaggagaagaagaagaagctcaagagcGTGCGGGCTGTGTACAAGGGCGGCGAGGGCAAGGGTGGCTACCAGGGAGAGTTGTCTGGTATCAAGACGAATCTCGTCAAGAGTACCAAGTTGTAGATGCATTAATGGCGAATATATGGGCGTTTTGTATCCCAAGGTGGTTGTTTTCCATGGATTGTTTCTGCGTGAGACCCCAAAATCAATATGCTTTTGGGATTCTACATGTGATGAAGATGCGTAAGGCAACATAA
- a CDS encoding uncharacterized protein (COG:S; EggNog:ENOG503P978), giving the protein METINTIKDAATKVIWGDPEAHKEPVSGRMGNTAAGEPYDAGNIESTSTALKTTNPNPEVEPINTPLKTENTDKVVTNAEFNKNANPSATSVELPPATPSEKPSATTTAVTTNDDADSSKPDTNPAAAQPSSNIPGDSTHAQIDTRAPTNPLAVHHSVGETGKPDAKKNVDDSGDGVDKSDNPVKIDGPGPRPLEVVAKEHGGDAGAKARDERKGQRSSSVDTQEDHEDGTGELYVRSSGLKADGGDFDAAAPGAGKEADRLMEEEKRHPHHRETTTDKHSDKKHHISLPHHKKKDSGYEHGVEDGKAKESVAEDHTGNGSATTTHDKHVPEEEVAHNWDLKSTRPADLEHKEKTSLKEKIKQKLHRGSVGSN; this is encoded by the exons ATGGAGACCATTAACACTATCAAAGACGCCGCTACCAAGGTTATTTGGGGCGATCCCGAAGCCCACAAGGAGCCAGTCTCTGGACGCATGGGCAACACCGCTGCTGGCGAGCCATACGATGCCGGCAACATTGAATCAACCTCGACTGCTCTCAagaccaccaaccccaacccggAAGTCGAACCTATTAACACTCCTCTGAAGACAGAGAACACGGACAAGGTTGTCACCAACGCCGAGTTCAACAAGAACGCCAACCCCTCAGCTACTAGTGTTGAGCTTCCCCCGGCCACGCCCTCCGAGAAGCCCAGCGCCACGACCACCGCCGTCACAACCAACGACGATGCCGATTCCAGCAAACCAGACACCAACCCCGCCGCAGCCCAGCCGTCATCCAATATCCCGGGCGACTCGACCCACGCTCAGATCGACACTCGTGCTCCCACTAACCCACTTGCGGTTCACCATTCTGTCGGCGAGACCGGCAAGCCTGATGCCAAGAAGAATGTTGACGACAGCGGCGATGGAGTCGACAAGTCTGACAACCCCGTCAAGATCGATGGTCCTGGCCCACGACCCTTGGAGGTGGTAGCCAAGGAacatggtggtgatgccggtGCTAAGGCTAGGGATGAGAGGAAGGGACAGAGGTCAAGCAGTGTTGACACCCAAGAGGACCACGAAGATGGGACGGGGGAGCTGTATGTTCGTAGCAGTGGGCTGAAGGCTGATGGCGGTGACTTTGATGCTGCCGCGCCGGGTGCCGGGAAGGAGGCTGATC GTCTtatggaggaagagaagcgccacccccaccaccgtgAGACAACCACGGACAAGCACAGTGATAAGAAGCACCACATCTCTCTGCCCCACCataagaagaaggacagCGGGTATGAGCatggtgttgaggatggcaaggccaaggagagtGTTGCGGAGGACCACACTGGGAATGGGTCTGCTACCACGACCCATGACAAGCATGttcctgaggaggaggttgcgcACAATTGGGACTTGAAGTCGACGAGGCCGGCGGATTTGGAGCACAAGGAGAAGACGAgcttgaaggagaagattaAGCAGAAGTTGCACCGGGGGTCTGTTGGGTCTAACTaa
- a CDS encoding uncharacterized protein (COG:S; EggNog:ENOG503NXQJ), whose protein sequence is MRRSGWIAKCEGGLVDHLGILCDKERKAASFSPRKRDLYAPIAYQTDCSDLLQHHHTATMLTTTTPILLLLLLLPTLTSALTLSKPFKPPDNHHHQHVLSTTTNNNNNNNNNNNNNNNNNNQKPPPIPGFISLGDSYSAGIGTRPDLHSPSPPCRQGLGAYPHLLASSLNHTTSHQHQWLSCTGATTNDILSSLPPSPSTSQIDAFNLTSPTFATLSISGNDLDFFSLLNTCIFRFYGPFSPSSCDSALKTVSSILLNDQKLRLRIRLILLEILNKIPWERQPSFFITVTGYARFFNENTTACDDVSFGIWDVSHTAAAAKLTRDIRGKMNDLVLKANDLIRGVIEEVNDSFSGSGKRKKVVFVDYDSLFDGHRFCEPRVAKEPDYERRETWFFLPGGGDVDGEGRVYTSLREENEEEGVGYYYLDPERCWEEAAERGDWGEKAVCLMAKAKREDPGLRLRVHDRRGVEKGEGVWKGWTTTTTTTTTTKPGDSMWLTPTYYGKTFHPRSAGHEAIRDKIFQVWEEHGYLKDQTDL, encoded by the exons ATGAGAAGGTCAGGCTGGATAGCAAAGTGCGAGGGCGGACTTGTAGACCACCTAGGTATCTTGTGTGATAAGGAACGAAAGGCTGCTTCCTTTTCTCCAAGGAAGCGAGATTTATATGCTCCTATTGCTTATCAAACTGACTGTTCAGATCTGttgcaacaccaccacactgcAACGATgctcacaaccacaacccctatcctcctcctcctcctcctcctcccaactctCACTTCCGCCCTTACCCTCTCCAAACCGTTCAAACCCcccgacaaccaccaccaccaacacgtcctctccaccaccac caacaacaacaacaacaacaacaacaacaacaacaacaacaacaacaacaacaaccagaaacccccccccatcccaggCTTCATCTCCCTCGGCGACAGCTACTCAGCCGGCATCGGCACCCGCCCTGAcctccactccccctcccccccctgccGTCAAGGCCTCGGAGCCTATccccacctcctcgcctcctccctaaACCATACCACctcccatcaacaccaaTGGCTCTCCTGCACAGGCGCAACAACAAACgacatcctctcctccctccccccctccccctccacctcccaaaTCGACGccttcaacctcacctccccaacctttGCAACCCTGTCCATATCCGGCAACGacctcgacttcttctccctcctcaacacaTGCATCTTCCGCTTCTAcggccccttttccccttcctcgtgCGACTCCGCCCTAAAAACggtctcctccatcctcctcaacgatCAAAAACTCCGGTTGCGTATCAGGCTCATCCTGCTGGAGATATTGAATAAGATCCCCTGGGAGAGGCAACCTTCTTTCTTCATCACCGTCACTGGCTACGCGAGGTTCTTCAACGAGAACACCACTGCGTGTGATGATGTTTCGTTTGGGATCTGGGATGTTTCCCACACGGCCGCGGCGGCGAAATTGACGAGGGACATAAGAGGGAAGATGAACGATTTGGTGCTCAAAGCCAATGATTTGATAAGGGGGGTAATAGAGGAGGTGAATGACTCTTTTTCTGGTAGcgggaagagaaaaaaagtcgTTTTTGTCGATTATGACAGCCTGTTTGATGGGCATCGGTTTTGCGAGCCTAGGGTGGCGAAAGAGCCGGATTatgagaggagggagacgtgGTTTTTTTTGCCAGGGGGTGGGGATGTtgacggggaggggagggtttaTACTTCTTTGCGGGAAGAaaacgaagaagaaggggtgggaTACTACTACCTCGACCCGGAGCGCTGCTGGGAAGAGGCGGCGGAAAGGGGAGATTGGGGGGAGAAGGCTGTTTGCTTGATGGCCAAGGCGAAGAGGGAAGATccggggttgaggttgagggtgcATGATAGGCGTGGGGtagaaaagggggagggggtttggaaggggtggacgacaacaacaacaacaacaacaacaacaaaaccgGGGGATTCAATGTGGTTGACGCCGACGTATTACGGCAAGACTTTTCATCCT AGATCAGCCGGCCACGAAGCAATAAGAGACAAAATCTTTCAAGTATGGGAAGAGCATGGATATTTGAAAGACCAAACCGACTTATGA
- the STE11 gene encoding ATP binding (EggNog:ENOG503NURD; COG:T), which translates to MAMLASKSTFPASLGSQPSAMMVNTPQTASAYPSSRRAPAVQMATQNYQSPTESEFSDVDGPDSVKNWDEDRVCEYLRSVKCGEYEKIFRRNHINGDNLLEMDKEVLKEMGIDKVGDRVRLFLSIKKLRTKTYTNQKRRNRDSFAGLDVQYAPSSQSPRHQPNTGASGRGMPASNKRPTSPQSSGGFRSARQQQQRYPQPPHTAYSQPTPATAIFPMSPPEPPHTGRLMASHTRTQSDGSSLMAALPPGQDVIRVISTGGVTKVVKIADCNTCEEVMRVTLRKFALREDHERNYCFWVLVGGDDPHKCRRLGDTELWRVIKDHTRPERNRLILRRVPAGEPGFAELERAAAIAMEEAQQNHNRSMETMDKRSQLKAQKVLGESWETIQQPPLSPVSYQDHQDRERNVYNTARDLERPAPAETPRMPRSRKVLRQFGGLRPPSELIASDLTSYFPDHSREAIDRTARMSMRRSQRLSRVNHRLSVASTLSFASSIQDAPPIPTIADSWLTASNQVARVRPGNQLGRLNHGYRDSVASSVLDTLQEESSPIEPNRKSYVSFADSSSDAGTAAVNITDPDGNVVRHSYFDGDSTVGSGGSLQEVNQALTDDGEDADEELQSFLAGDSWDDSKWMKGALIGQGSFGCVYLALHAVTGELLAVKQVETPSPGANSQSDARKKSMIEALKREISLLRDLRHPNIVQYLGCGSSAEYLNIFLEYVPGGSVQTMLNSYGALPEPLVRSFVKQILNGLSYLHNMDIIHRDIKGANILVDNKGTIKISDFGISKKLEATNILNGANNNKHRPSLQGSVFWMAPEVVKQTSYTRKADIWSLGCLVVEMFTGTHPFPDCTQLQAIFKIGGAKATPTIPEHASEEAKQFLGQTFEIDHNKRPSADDLMLSPFLTPPAL; encoded by the exons ATGGCAATGTTGGCTTCCAAGTCGACATTTCCGGCTTCGCTGGGCTCGCAGCCGTcggccatgatggtgaaCACGCCCCAGACCGCCTCTGCCTACCCCTCCTCGAGACGCGCGCCCGCCGTTCAGATGGCCACCCAAAATTACCAAAGCCCCACCGAGTCGGAGTTTTCTGACGTCGACGGTCCGGACTCGGTCAAGAATTGGGATGAAGATAGGGTTTGCGAGTACCTGCGGAGCGTCAAGTGTGGCGAATACGAAAAGATCTTCCGCAGGAATCACATCAATGGAGACAActtgttggagatggatAAGGAGGTGCTGAAGGAGATGGGCATTGACAAGGTGGGCGATCGTGTGCGCTTGTTCCTGAGCATCAAGAAGTTGCGGACCAAGACATACACCAACCAAAAGAGGCGCAACAGG GATTCCTTTGCGGGGCTTGATGTCCAATATGCGCCCTCCTCACAGTCACCACGGCACCAACCGAATACTGGTGCCAGTGGTCGCGGGATGCCAGCGAGCAATAAGAG GCCTACCTCTCCTCAGTCTTCCGGTGGCTTCAGAAGCGCccgccaacagcagcagagatatcctcaaccacctcacACAGCATACAGTCAACCAACTCCTGCGACGGCCATCTTCCCCATGTCTCCGCCCGAGCCACCACACACAGGCCGTCTGATGGCAAGCCACACCAGAACTCAGTCGGATGGCTCATCACTAATGGCCGCTTTGCCCCCTGGACAGGATGTGATCCGGGTTATCTCGACAGGTGGTGTCACCAAGGTTGTTAAGATCGCCGACTGCAACACCTGCGAGGAAGTCATGCGCGTCACATTGCGCAAGTTCGCTTTACGGGAGGATCATGAGAGAAACTACTGCTTCTGGGTGTTGGTCGGTGGTGACGACCCACATAAGTGCCGTCGCCTTGGTGATACTGAACTCTGGAGGGTGATCAAAGACCACACCCGACCAGAACGAAATCGCCTCATCCTACGACGTGTTCCTGCCGGGGAGCCAGGATTCGCCGAATTAGAAAGAGCAGCTGCGATTGCCATGGAGGAGGCGCAACAAAACCACAATCGCTCCATGGAGACTATGGACAAGCGAAGTCAACTAAAGGCACAAAAGGTCTTGGGTGAATCGTGGGAAACTATTCAGCAGCCGCCCCTTTCACCTGTGTCTTATCAGGACCATCAAGACCGAGAAAGAAATGTGTACAACACCGCCAGAGACTTGGAGCGGCCGGCACCCGCTGAGACACCACGAATGCCCCGCAGCCGCAAGGTTCTTCGACAGTTCGGCGGGCTAAGACCGCCCAGCGAGTTGATCGCGTCGGATCTTACCAGCTATTTCCCTGATCACTCCAGAGAGGCTATCGACAGGACAGCCCGCATGTCCATGCGTAGGTCGCAGCGCCTTAGCAGGGTGAACCATCGCCTCAGTGTTGCCAGCACCCTGAGCTTTGCGTCCAGCATTCAGGACGCACCTCCTATTCCTACCATTGCCGACAGTTGGCTCACTGCTTCCAACCAAGTCGCCAGGGTCCGTCCTGGAAACCAGCTGGGCCGCCTCAACCATGGGTACCGGGACTCGGTCGCCTCCTCCGTTCTCGACACTCTACAGGAGGAGTCATCACCTATCGAACCGAACCGCAAGTCTTATGTGTCTTTTGCGGATAGCAGCTCAGATGCCGGTACTGCTGCCGTCAACATCACCGACCCGGATGGAAACGTGGTCCGACACAGCTACTTTGACGGCGACAGCACCGTCGGATCTGGCGGTTCTCTCCAAGAAGTCAACCAGGCCCTCACCGACGACGGAGAGGATGCCGATGAAGAGCTTCAGAGCTTCCTCGCTGGTGACTCCTGGGATGACAGCAAGTGGATGAAGGGTGCGCTCATTGGTCAGGGGTCTTTTGGTTGCGTCTACCTCGCCCTCCACGCCGTCACTGGCGAGCTTCTCGCCGTAAAGCAAGTCGAGACCCCATCGCCCGGCGCCAACAGCCAGAGCGACGCCCGAAAGAAGAGCATGATCGAGGCGCTCAAGCGTGAAATCAGTCTCCTCCGCGACCTCCGGCACCCCAACATCGTGCAATACCTCGGCTGCGGATCATCAGCCGAATACCTCAACATTTTCCTCGAATACGTCCCCGGTGGCTCAGTCCAAACCATGCTTAACTCGTACGGCGCCCTCCCCGAGCCCTTGGTCCGCAGCTTCGTCAAGCAAATCCTCAACGGCCTTTCCTACCTCCACAACATGGACATCATCCACCGCGACATCAAGGGCGCCAACATCCTCGTCGACAACAAGGGCACCATCAAAATCTCGGATTTTGGCATCTCAAAGAAGCTGGAAGCAACAAACATTCTCAACGGGGCCAACAATAATAAACACCGGCCTTCGCTGCAGGGGTCAGTGTTCTGGATGGCACCAGAAGTGGTCAAGCAAACGTCTTACACCCGCAAGGCGGATATCTGGTCGCTTGGGtgtcttgttgttgaaaTGTTTACGGGGACGCATCCGTTCCCGGATTGCACGCAGCTGCAGGCCATTTTCAAGATTGGGGGGGCGAAGGCCACGCCGACGATCCCGGAGCATGCGAGCGAGGAGGCGAAGCAGTTTTTGGGGCAGACGTTTGAGATTGATCATAACAAGAGGCCGAGTGCGGATGATTTGATGTTGAGTCCGTTTTTGACGCCGCCGGCGTTGTAA